The following coding sequences lie in one Candidatus Neptunochlamydia sp. REUL1 genomic window:
- the recJ gene encoding single-stranded-DNA-specific exonuclease RecJ: protein MKEVKEEDQNLLWVYPDYKPSWCKEIIGEYNIHPVTAQVLVSRGFETFEEIYNYLYAKLPNLLAPDLMMDMNKAVDRVVHALAKNESILIYGDNDVDGITGTTLLVEFIRLLGGSAYYYIPHRTTATPSMITDAISYALEKECKLLITVDCGITAAKEIEEVIKHNIDVIISDHHEPTDKIPNCIATLNPKLINSTYPNRNLTGVGVAFKLAHALTNHLVSTGKISSSMIDLKRFLDLVALGTIADMGALKGENRVLVRYGLKQFSQTRRVGILKLMEICEIKPSEVSTADIASKIAPRLNSLGRIADPLKGVELMLMHDSVGAYHLAQELDSNNTKRQQIERRDSDDIVSYIESHPQLLQEKALVLHSDKWHPGIIPILAARLSKQYNRPTLIIAVEGGIGKGSIRTIPEFPLLNSLKKNHELLLNFGGHDFAAGLMIKEENILKFKKSFIENANKSLNNDDLLPKLYLDSHVQFEDLTFEFLDSMQLLEPYGTGNPPPILYTDVNQAWPPKVVGKTHLKLYLEQNERMLEGIGFGLSEHRSKLTKKNLNLQIAFTPHVNVFLNKSSIQLLVKDFKIKHD from the coding sequence TTGAAAGAGGTAAAAGAAGAGGATCAGAACCTTCTATGGGTTTACCCCGACTATAAACCATCCTGGTGCAAAGAAATTATCGGTGAATATAATATTCATCCTGTAACTGCACAAGTATTGGTTTCAAGAGGCTTTGAAACCTTTGAAGAGATCTATAACTATCTCTATGCAAAATTACCTAACCTCCTTGCTCCTGATTTGATGATGGATATGAATAAGGCTGTTGACCGCGTTGTTCATGCGCTTGCAAAAAATGAGAGCATTTTGATCTATGGAGATAACGATGTAGATGGAATCACCGGAACAACGCTTCTTGTTGAATTCATTCGCCTACTAGGAGGTAGTGCCTATTATTATATTCCACACAGGACGACAGCCACCCCCTCAATGATCACCGATGCAATTTCTTATGCTCTCGAAAAAGAGTGTAAACTGCTCATCACAGTTGACTGTGGAATCACTGCTGCAAAAGAAATTGAAGAGGTAATAAAGCATAACATTGATGTCATCATCTCAGATCATCATGAACCAACTGACAAAATCCCCAACTGTATTGCAACCCTTAATCCAAAGCTCATCAACAGCACTTATCCTAACCGCAACCTAACGGGCGTCGGTGTTGCCTTCAAGCTAGCTCATGCCTTAACGAATCACCTAGTTTCAACGGGGAAAATTAGCTCGTCAATGATTGACCTAAAGCGTTTTCTCGATTTAGTTGCCCTGGGAACCATTGCTGATATGGGCGCCCTAAAGGGTGAAAACCGTGTTCTTGTTCGATATGGTTTGAAACAATTCTCGCAGACCCGAAGGGTAGGCATTCTCAAACTCATGGAAATCTGTGAAATCAAGCCTTCAGAGGTGTCAACTGCTGATATCGCATCAAAAATTGCCCCTCGTTTGAACAGTCTTGGTCGGATAGCCGATCCCCTTAAAGGGGTTGAACTCATGCTTATGCACGATTCTGTTGGAGCCTACCATCTTGCTCAAGAGCTTGATAGCAACAACACTAAGCGGCAACAAATTGAACGACGCGACTCAGATGATATCGTGTCATACATAGAATCTCACCCTCAGCTTCTTCAAGAAAAAGCACTTGTCCTCCACTCTGATAAATGGCATCCAGGAATCATTCCTATCCTCGCTGCGCGCCTTTCGAAGCAATATAATCGCCCTACTCTTATTATCGCCGTGGAGGGAGGCATTGGGAAAGGGTCGATTCGAACCATCCCAGAATTCCCGCTCCTTAATTCTTTGAAAAAAAACCACGAGCTCCTCTTAAATTTTGGTGGGCACGATTTCGCAGCAGGACTCATGATCAAGGAAGAAAACATCTTAAAATTCAAAAAGTCATTTATTGAAAATGCGAATAAGTCGCTCAACAATGATGACCTCCTTCCTAAGCTTTATCTTGATTCACATGTTCAGTTTGAGGACCTGACATTCGAGTTTCTCGACTCTATGCAACTTCTAGAACCTTACGGAACAGGAAACCCTCCTCCGATTCTATATACCGATGTTAATCAGGCCTGGCCTCCCAAGGTAGTCGGAAAAACTCACCTCAAGCTTTACCTAGAACAAAACGAACGGATGCTTGAAGGGATTGGATTTGGGTTGAGTGAACACCGAAGCAAGCTAACCAAGAAAAACCTCAACCTGCAAATCGCCTTTACACCTCACGTTAATGTCTTCCTCAACAAATCAAGTATCCAGCTCCTTGTCAAAGACTTCAAAATTAAGCACGATTGA
- the secD gene encoding protein translocase subunit SecD produces the protein MKKQKRWQFILIAVVVLLTFYNILPTVLFYSKPLKDPIEEKQAMVVAENAAKRVNLLEDEALNWLKSYNKLLGIKPSSISLDSDNPELIHVRYEKGQDAEKLRDHIPRAGSLIPFVPAKLSLIPNEKDSEAKIVTVQRNIPIHFYPDQIEKTFQFTAKRNAQGSITPLYRQIVDDRILQIGLAVGGISENAQYLETTLHHLGNPRSEEFLQLLSQNILTYSKAFGENSPIAKRYYATFTQGPMENRKGTVDQFTTTLERYRDQVKLERISLEDAETKKRESGGFLEANEQQQLDFLKSKEERLSSAIGIVRRQASAFSAGAAPWTSAKLRQDITQLARKDDSVQTLLSGGRSPLIKAITIDWNNETISLELRQDIIDYKNEISRSKSYLSDTVDQLIYNEIARIGREAGELLQPHGTTFAVELNQLTNSESLLVMDLSSIAKEQGAQLLHLIQAEWAPTHPDLKRSSFPIYDYKTFKDLPAHQQKIGLVVYTPAEFETEPQAGFRTNSVYVIAKGIQDVLTKLSSNPDSPQAQSFIQDFNHLRVLLQNNGFSSYPGTTYPLSSNFAKDFIFEAKDFYNSIISATREDFNVHGTRKYATLEFTNVEQRILALNRIETKQHEDLLKWRDEYQSAQVRTELHAKYDIPAPTKNPLLSNLSLSARKYFQGDDRKILHWGLDLSGGKTVQIQLRDSNNKAVTNDDDIKQGIDELYGRVNKMGVSEVSIRQEGSNITLDFPSAQGLSAADLVKASSMYFHIVNEKFTSNNGDLAPVVHQFLQDIWNEAVVTNRKDLESINQIAWKHLYGDTLDTEMAQPVSEAAKTLYSQGLRFASSESKGSSSQFNDAISKIAIFRGDNFADWHGQTHPLLVVMNNYALEGANLTDVHAAYDPSKGNFLAFNVKASQSLSDGQKLNPRNDLYNWTAPFSKEKIQGTPMDRYTRGEGWRMAVILNGSIVNTATVTSPLRDNVSISGSFTQREANRLEADLKAGSLTFAPHILSEKNVSPELGIKDRAMGIIATVLALVFVILVMVGYYRFAGVVASVAVLFNLLIIWATLQNISATVTLAGIAGIILTVGMAVDANVLVFERIREEFAVTGRIAQAVHAGYKKAFSAIIDSNITTIIAALILLHFDSGPIKGFAVTLIIGIVSSMFTALFLTRYFFSRWVENPKNKELKMANLIKKTNFNFLKYGKVSLYSIIAVALVGGYLLVSHRSSMLGMDFTGGYSVTLEIEPKGDDDYQAQVESALLAAGVTAQDVQVRALSPSNVIKLLLGRGLDQAGKPFYNMPLETDLKDTTFAYQNNPRLVWVVDSLEKNGIAITPQSMKQLDNSWTSISGQMSNAMRNSALLGLSIALICILGYITFRFEFKYAISATLGLAIDVAITMALISILHAFGTPVQIDLNTIAALMTIIGYSLNDTIIIFDRIREDLKKMRKHSFRDVVNHALNVTLSRTVMTSGTTLVVLLALLFLGGSAIFGLSLVMVIGVVFGTFSSLFVAAPLLLFFHKKEKAKAEKLAMHEN, from the coding sequence ATGAAAAAGCAGAAACGTTGGCAATTTATTCTCATTGCAGTCGTCGTGTTATTAACTTTTTATAACATTCTTCCGACTGTTCTTTTTTATTCTAAACCCCTGAAGGACCCTATTGAGGAAAAGCAGGCAATGGTTGTTGCTGAAAATGCAGCAAAAAGAGTCAACTTACTCGAAGACGAGGCCTTGAATTGGCTAAAGTCTTACAACAAACTTTTAGGAATTAAACCCTCATCAATTTCCCTCGATAGCGATAACCCAGAACTCATCCATGTGAGATACGAAAAAGGACAAGACGCAGAAAAGCTTCGAGACCACATTCCGCGCGCGGGCTCCCTAATCCCCTTTGTGCCTGCCAAACTTTCCCTTATCCCGAACGAAAAAGATAGTGAAGCAAAGATTGTCACAGTTCAACGCAATATCCCCATCCATTTTTATCCCGATCAAATAGAAAAGACATTCCAATTTACCGCAAAGCGTAATGCACAAGGCAGTATCACGCCCTTATACCGACAAATTGTCGATGATCGCATCCTACAGATTGGACTTGCTGTAGGTGGAATTAGTGAAAATGCTCAATACTTAGAGACAACTCTCCATCACTTAGGAAACCCTCGATCCGAAGAGTTTCTGCAACTTCTTTCACAAAATATTCTGACTTACTCGAAAGCATTTGGAGAAAACTCTCCGATTGCTAAGCGTTACTATGCGACCTTCACCCAAGGACCGATGGAAAATAGGAAAGGGACTGTTGATCAATTCACCACGACGCTAGAACGCTATAGAGATCAGGTAAAGCTTGAACGTATCTCTCTTGAAGATGCAGAGACAAAAAAGCGGGAGAGCGGAGGCTTTCTTGAAGCAAATGAACAACAACAGCTTGATTTTTTAAAATCCAAAGAGGAGAGACTCTCCTCCGCAATAGGAATTGTCAGAAGACAAGCGAGTGCTTTTAGTGCAGGTGCAGCGCCCTGGACAAGCGCAAAGCTCAGGCAAGACATCACCCAACTAGCGAGAAAAGATGACTCTGTACAAACCCTCTTATCTGGAGGAAGAAGCCCTCTAATAAAAGCTATCACAATCGATTGGAACAACGAAACAATCAGCCTTGAGCTCCGTCAGGATATTATCGACTACAAAAATGAAATTTCCCGATCTAAATCCTACTTAAGTGATACTGTTGACCAACTAATTTACAATGAGATCGCACGGATTGGACGAGAGGCAGGAGAACTACTCCAGCCACACGGGACCACATTCGCAGTCGAGCTCAATCAATTGACAAATAGCGAAAGCCTCCTAGTTATGGACTTAAGCTCGATTGCAAAAGAGCAAGGGGCACAGCTTCTTCACCTAATTCAAGCGGAATGGGCCCCAACTCATCCAGACCTAAAAAGAAGCTCATTCCCTATCTACGATTACAAAACTTTCAAGGACCTACCTGCTCATCAACAAAAGATTGGCCTTGTCGTATATACCCCTGCAGAATTTGAAACTGAACCCCAAGCAGGGTTCCGTACAAACTCGGTTTATGTCATCGCAAAAGGGATTCAAGATGTTTTAACAAAGTTAAGTTCCAATCCGGATTCACCTCAAGCACAAAGCTTTATTCAAGACTTTAATCATCTACGGGTCCTCCTGCAGAATAATGGATTTAGTAGCTACCCAGGAACAACCTACCCCTTAAGTAGTAACTTTGCAAAAGATTTCATCTTTGAAGCTAAAGACTTTTACAACTCAATTATTAGTGCGACACGTGAAGATTTTAATGTTCATGGAACAAGAAAGTATGCAACTCTTGAGTTTACAAATGTTGAACAGCGCATTTTGGCTCTCAACCGAATTGAAACCAAGCAACATGAAGATCTATTAAAGTGGCGAGATGAATACCAATCAGCTCAAGTACGTACAGAGCTCCATGCAAAATACGATATTCCCGCACCAACCAAAAATCCTCTTTTGAGCAACTTGAGCCTAAGCGCTCGTAAGTATTTTCAAGGTGATGATAGAAAAATCCTCCACTGGGGTCTTGATCTTTCAGGAGGAAAGACTGTCCAAATCCAACTCCGAGACAGTAATAATAAGGCTGTAACCAACGATGATGACATTAAGCAGGGAATTGATGAGCTTTATGGCCGGGTCAATAAAATGGGAGTCTCTGAAGTTAGCATTCGTCAAGAAGGCTCTAATATTACTTTAGATTTCCCAAGCGCCCAAGGCCTCTCAGCTGCGGATCTAGTCAAAGCTTCTTCAATGTACTTCCATATCGTAAACGAAAAATTCACGAGCAATAATGGTGATCTTGCGCCTGTTGTTCATCAGTTCTTGCAAGATATCTGGAATGAAGCGGTTGTTACAAATCGAAAAGATTTAGAAAGTATTAATCAAATTGCATGGAAGCACCTCTATGGTGACACCTTGGATACTGAAATGGCTCAGCCTGTTAGTGAGGCCGCAAAAACTCTGTATAGTCAAGGACTACGCTTTGCTTCTTCAGAAAGCAAGGGTTCATCAAGCCAGTTCAATGATGCAATTTCAAAAATTGCAATCTTTAGAGGTGATAATTTTGCAGATTGGCATGGACAGACCCATCCTCTCTTAGTTGTGATGAACAATTATGCTCTCGAGGGGGCGAATTTGACAGATGTCCATGCGGCTTATGATCCATCAAAAGGAAACTTCCTAGCCTTCAATGTTAAAGCGTCACAATCCCTTTCAGATGGCCAAAAACTTAACCCTCGCAATGACCTATACAATTGGACCGCACCTTTCTCAAAAGAGAAGATTCAAGGAACACCTATGGATCGCTATACTCGAGGAGAAGGATGGCGCATGGCTGTTATTTTGAATGGCTCAATTGTGAATACAGCGACAGTCACCTCCCCTCTAAGAGATAACGTTTCAATTTCAGGAAGTTTTACTCAGCGGGAAGCCAATCGCTTAGAAGCAGACCTCAAAGCGGGTTCGTTAACCTTTGCCCCGCATATTCTGTCTGAAAAAAATGTAAGCCCTGAGCTAGGCATTAAAGACCGCGCAATGGGAATCATCGCAACGGTGTTAGCACTAGTTTTTGTTATCTTGGTTATGGTGGGCTACTACCGCTTTGCCGGAGTCGTTGCTTCTGTTGCGGTTCTCTTTAATCTGTTAATCATTTGGGCAACGCTTCAGAATATTTCAGCAACGGTAACTTTAGCAGGAATCGCTGGGATTATCCTGACTGTTGGGATGGCTGTTGATGCAAATGTCTTAGTCTTTGAACGTATTCGAGAAGAGTTTGCGGTAACAGGCCGGATTGCTCAGGCTGTCCACGCAGGATATAAGAAAGCTTTTTCAGCTATTATTGACTCGAACATCACAACGATTATCGCAGCTTTAATTCTATTGCACTTTGATTCGGGGCCTATTAAAGGCTTCGCAGTAACGCTGATCATTGGTATTGTTTCATCCATGTTTACTGCTCTATTCCTAACCCGTTACTTCTTTAGTAGATGGGTTGAGAATCCAAAGAATAAAGAACTGAAGATGGCAAATCTTATTAAAAAGACCAACTTCAATTTTCTGAAATACGGTAAGGTAAGCCTGTATAGCATTATTGCAGTGGCTCTCGTCGGTGGCTATTTACTGGTTTCTCATAGAAGCTCAATGCTTGGAATGGACTTTACAGGAGGATACTCTGTCACACTTGAGATAGAGCCAAAAGGTGATGACGATTATCAAGCTCAAGTAGAATCTGCTCTTCTAGCTGCGGGAGTTACAGCTCAAGATGTACAAGTGCGAGCACTTTCACCATCTAATGTTATCAAGCTATTGCTTGGAAGAGGCTTAGATCAGGCCGGAAAACCTTTTTATAACATGCCTCTTGAAACAGACCTAAAAGACACAACTTTTGCTTATCAAAATAATCCGCGACTGGTTTGGGTTGTTGATTCTCTAGAAAAAAATGGTATTGCCATTACGCCACAGTCGATGAAACAGCTCGATAATAGCTGGACCAGCATCAGCGGACAAATGTCCAATGCAATGAGAAACAGTGCACTATTGGGACTTTCTATAGCGCTAATATGTATTTTAGGATACATCACCTTCCGCTTTGAGTTTAAATATGCAATCAGCGCAACGCTTGGCCTTGCAATTGATGTCGCAATCACAATGGCGCTCATAAGCATTCTCCATGCCTTTGGAACCCCAGTACAAATCGATCTCAATACAATTGCTGCATTGATGACAATTATTGGGTACTCTCTCAATGATACAATCATCATCTTTGATCGGATTCGTGAAGATCTAAAGAAAATGCGCAAGCATTCATTTAGAGACGTGGTGAACCATGCTTTAAATGTCACCTTAAGCCGAACAGTGATGACATCAGGCACAACGCTTGTTGTTCTTTTAGCTCTTCTCTTTTTAGGTGGAAGTGCAATTTTTGGCCTTTCACTTGTTATGGTCATTGGCGTTGTATTTGGAACATTTTCTTCTTTATTTGTTGCAGCACCTCTTCTTCTTTTCTTCCATAAGAAAGAGAAAGCTAAAGCTGAAAAGTTGGCGATGCATGAAAATTAA
- a CDS encoding adenylosuccinate synthase, whose protein sequence is MKNPLCNWMNMDTFAVVGMQWGDEGKGKIIDLLSKDRHIVVRSQGGHNAGHTVVVGGREFHFHLIPSGILYPEIQCYIGAGTVVDPKSLLMEIHQLQEQGIEFENRLFISPYAHVIFPYHQRLDQLQEKTDVPIGTTGRGIGPCYEDVAARSGIRVGEWIDPEVFEKRLSMTLAEKNRLLQVYGEPTLDYDVLYKEYSEYAKRLQGFIFPFEENLDRQIRQGKKVLFEGAQGALLDVHFGTYPFVTSSPTSSAGLAVGAGVGPGSIGRTIGVMKAYTTRVGNGPFPTEFSPEDLKRFAPHKMAREFGTTTGRKRRIGWLDIPLLKKAIRLSGVNSLALTKIDILDSLDFIKICVGYENFSRPPLFHGHWKGIKPQFETLSGWKESTKKIKKVEEFPKNVRIFVNRIESFLECPVEILSFGPEREKTLFLK, encoded by the coding sequence ATGAAAAACCCTTTATGCAATTGGATGAACATGGATACGTTTGCAGTTGTTGGAATGCAGTGGGGTGATGAAGGGAAGGGGAAGATCATCGATCTATTGTCAAAAGACCGACATATTGTTGTTCGATCACAGGGCGGTCATAATGCTGGGCATACTGTTGTTGTTGGGGGCAGGGAATTTCATTTCCATCTAATTCCATCGGGAATTCTTTACCCAGAAATTCAATGCTATATCGGCGCGGGGACAGTGGTGGATCCTAAGTCGTTATTAATGGAGATTCATCAGCTTCAAGAGCAGGGAATCGAATTCGAAAACCGCCTTTTTATTTCTCCCTATGCTCATGTAATTTTTCCTTATCATCAACGTCTCGATCAGCTTCAAGAAAAAACTGACGTTCCAATTGGAACGACAGGAAGGGGAATTGGGCCTTGCTACGAGGATGTGGCTGCCCGTTCTGGAATACGTGTTGGGGAGTGGATTGATCCGGAGGTATTTGAAAAAAGACTGTCTATGACTTTGGCTGAAAAAAACCGGTTGCTTCAGGTTTATGGGGAACCAACTCTTGATTATGATGTGCTATATAAAGAATATTCTGAATATGCCAAGAGGCTTCAAGGATTTATTTTTCCTTTTGAAGAAAACCTTGATCGACAGATTAGACAAGGGAAAAAGGTTCTTTTCGAGGGAGCTCAGGGAGCTCTTTTGGATGTTCACTTTGGAACCTACCCCTTTGTGACCTCTTCTCCTACCTCCAGCGCTGGATTAGCAGTCGGAGCCGGAGTGGGGCCTGGATCTATTGGAAGGACTATCGGTGTTATGAAAGCTTATACAACACGTGTAGGGAATGGCCCATTCCCTACAGAATTTTCTCCAGAGGATCTCAAGCGGTTTGCTCCACACAAAATGGCCCGAGAGTTTGGGACCACGACGGGAAGAAAGAGGCGGATAGGTTGGCTTGACATACCCCTTCTCAAGAAAGCGATCCGGTTAAGTGGGGTGAATTCTTTAGCCCTTACCAAAATTGATATCCTGGATTCTCTAGATTTTATCAAAATTTGTGTAGGGTATGAAAATTTTTCTCGCCCCCCTCTTTTTCATGGGCACTGGAAGGGGATAAAACCTCAATTTGAGACACTTTCAGGCTGGAAAGAATCGACAAAAAAGATAAAAAAGGTAGAAGAATTCCCAAAAAATGTTAGAATCTTTGTCAATCGAATTGAATCTTTCTTAGAGTGTCCAGTTGAGATACTTTCTTTTGGGCCTGAGAGAGAGAAAACACTATTTTTGAAATGA
- the uppS gene encoding polyprenyl diphosphate synthase has product MDGNRRWAKSQGKPAEMGHWYGAEQLDLIVRAASELGIKALTVYSFSTENWGRPQHEVEILMQLLEAYLVNKREVLVKEGVRLHTIGDTPRLPENVKKALNDTIQATKNNSRIDLILALNYGGRDELRRTFLRMHDAIEGGSLNSEDVTEKTISSYLDTAKWSDPELFIRPSGEFRLSNFLIWQSSYSEIYMTDILWPDFSEKNLLEAVIEYQTRSRRFGG; this is encoded by the coding sequence ATGGATGGAAATCGTCGGTGGGCTAAAAGCCAAGGAAAGCCCGCAGAAATGGGCCATTGGTATGGTGCTGAGCAACTCGATCTTATTGTTCGTGCTGCTTCAGAACTCGGAATCAAAGCTCTTACTGTCTATTCGTTTTCTACTGAAAATTGGGGTCGTCCTCAACATGAGGTTGAAATTCTTATGCAGCTTCTTGAAGCTTATTTGGTGAATAAAAGGGAGGTGCTTGTCAAAGAAGGTGTGCGTCTTCACACAATTGGGGATACACCAAGGCTTCCAGAAAATGTGAAGAAGGCTCTAAATGATACAATTCAAGCTACAAAAAATAACAGTCGGATCGATTTAATTCTCGCTCTCAACTATGGGGGGAGGGATGAACTTCGGAGAACGTTTCTTAGGATGCATGATGCTATTGAAGGAGGAAGCCTTAATTCGGAAGACGTTACTGAGAAGACAATTTCGTCTTACTTAGATACTGCTAAGTGGTCTGATCCTGAACTTTTCATTCGGCCTAGTGGCGAGTTTAGGCTTAGTAATTTCCTTATCTGGCAAAGTTCATACAGCGAAATATATATGACCGATATTCTCTGGCCTGATTTTTCTGAAAAAAATCTTCTTGAAGCTGTTATTGAGTATCAAACACGCTCAAGGAGGTTTGGAGGATAA
- a CDS encoding phosphatidate cytidylyltransferase, protein MNFQDLSKRFVSSIISLAVLACILIFSYVGVVRWVIALFTSGIGAVGIWEYCRLGRLVEKKGLAELCMIVGAVIILSLFVSTFDLSFSLLPFIIAFFGLICLFLFHFDKISGSISSIAMSLFGILYVAIPLGLILKILYLYSPCKMGHEGRVWLLYLLVVTKITDVGAYFGGRLFGNRKLAADLSPGKTVTGAIVGFFSAIIFSVLFYFLGHLVPNFYLSFSESICLGALLGSLGQVGDLGESLFKRDAAVKDSNRLPGLGGILDMLDSLLFTTPVIYFFLYVC, encoded by the coding sequence ATGAATTTTCAAGATCTATCGAAACGGTTCGTCTCATCAATTATCTCGCTTGCTGTTTTAGCGTGTATTCTGATTTTCTCCTATGTTGGTGTGGTAAGGTGGGTCATCGCTCTGTTTACTTCAGGCATTGGGGCGGTGGGAATTTGGGAATACTGCCGACTGGGAAGGTTAGTAGAGAAGAAAGGGCTTGCAGAGCTGTGTATGATTGTAGGGGCGGTCATTATCTTATCTCTTTTTGTCTCAACTTTTGATCTTTCTTTCTCACTTCTTCCATTTATTATAGCTTTCTTTGGGCTCATTTGCCTTTTTCTTTTTCACTTTGATAAAATTTCAGGGTCGATTAGCTCGATCGCAATGAGCCTTTTTGGGATTTTGTATGTTGCCATTCCACTAGGCCTAATCTTAAAAATTCTCTATCTTTATAGCCCATGCAAGATGGGACATGAAGGGCGAGTATGGCTTCTCTATCTTCTTGTTGTTACGAAAATTACCGATGTGGGTGCCTATTTTGGGGGCCGTCTTTTTGGAAATCGAAAACTTGCAGCGGATCTCAGTCCAGGTAAGACGGTTACTGGAGCGATTGTTGGCTTTTTCTCTGCGATTATTTTCAGTGTTCTCTTTTACTTTTTAGGCCATTTAGTTCCAAATTTCTACCTCTCCTTTTCTGAGAGCATTTGCCTTGGAGCTCTTCTTGGTTCCCTGGGACAGGTAGGGGATTTGGGTGAGTCACTGTTTAAAAGAGATGCCGCGGTTAAGGACAGTAATCGACTTCCTGGCCTTGGAGGCATCCTTGATATGCTAGACTCTCTTTTGTTTACGACTCCAGTTATTTATTTTTTTCTTTACGTCTGTTGA
- the cmk gene encoding (d)CMP kinase has translation MIITIDGPSGTGKSTVARRLADALRITYFDTGALYRAISWKILREGISYHEKDELLALLKVFSYRIQIVDGEKHYFVGNSDVTKAIRGPEVTAIVSEVSALKEVREALKPLQVNFSKEIDVVFEGRDLGTVVFPHADVKFFLVARPEVRAERRYKELQKKFPDQSFSQERTLKEIESRDSSDSNRKIAPLKQADDAVLVDTSDLTIEEVVQKLKEIIQA, from the coding sequence ATGATTATCACTATTGATGGACCATCAGGTACAGGAAAGTCGACAGTTGCAAGGAGGCTAGCAGATGCTTTGAGAATTACCTATTTTGATACTGGGGCGCTTTATCGAGCGATTAGCTGGAAAATTCTTAGGGAGGGAATTTCTTATCATGAGAAGGACGAATTACTAGCTCTTCTTAAAGTATTTTCCTATCGTATTCAGATAGTCGATGGAGAAAAGCACTACTTTGTGGGAAATTCTGATGTAACAAAGGCTATTCGAGGGCCTGAAGTCACTGCCATTGTATCAGAAGTCTCGGCTCTCAAAGAAGTGCGAGAAGCTCTAAAGCCTCTTCAGGTTAATTTTTCAAAAGAAATAGATGTTGTTTTTGAAGGAAGAGATTTAGGAACGGTTGTCTTCCCTCATGCTGACGTTAAATTTTTCTTAGTAGCACGCCCTGAAGTGCGCGCAGAGAGGAGGTATAAAGAGCTTCAGAAGAAATTTCCTGATCAAAGTTTTTCGCAAGAAAGGACTCTTAAGGAGATTGAATCAAGAGACAGTAGTGACTCTAATCGAAAAATCGCACCTCTAAAACAAGCAGACGACGCGGTTCTTGTCGACACCTCTGATCTTACGATTGAGGAAGTTGTTCAAAAGCTGAAAGAGATTATTCAAGCATGA
- a CDS encoding lysophospholipid acyltransferase family protein: protein MKKPTFLYRLVIFSVKVFFKIFYRHKVYGLEHYIPGSALIAANHVSFFDPPAIAISCPGEIHFLARQTLFKSYFGKFISAVNSHPVRKDATNLRVMKNICVMLKEEKKVLMFPEGTRSKNNILQPIKPGMGLLLSKSESAILPAYVHGTFAIWSRNQKYPKLWGRTAVIFGSPILWSDYADMDRKEAQEVIALRLTQALGELRKWYESGAEGSPP from the coding sequence ATGAAAAAACCAACATTTCTCTACCGACTTGTCATTTTCTCTGTAAAGGTGTTTTTCAAAATCTTTTATCGTCACAAAGTATATGGACTTGAACACTATATTCCGGGTAGCGCTTTGATTGCTGCGAATCACGTTTCCTTTTTTGATCCTCCTGCTATTGCTATCTCATGTCCAGGGGAAATCCACTTTCTTGCTCGCCAGACATTGTTCAAATCATACTTCGGAAAATTTATTAGTGCGGTAAATTCTCACCCTGTTCGAAAAGATGCGACTAACTTGCGTGTCATGAAGAATATTTGCGTGATGCTGAAGGAGGAAAAGAAAGTGTTAATGTTTCCTGAAGGGACGCGCTCCAAAAATAATATTTTGCAACCGATTAAGCCTGGGATGGGGCTTTTGCTTTCAAAGAGCGAATCAGCGATTCTCCCTGCTTATGTGCATGGAACATTTGCTATTTGGAGTCGAAATCAAAAATATCCCAAACTGTGGGGAAGAACGGCTGTTATTTTTGGCTCTCCGATTCTGTGGTCAGACTATGCTGACATGGATCGCAAAGAAGCTCAGGAGGTTATAGCTCTTCGTCTTACCCAGGCTCTCGGGGAACTCCGGAAGTGGTATGAGTCTGGGGCAGAAGGGAGTCCTCCTTAA